A genomic stretch from Oncorhynchus tshawytscha isolate Ot180627B unplaced genomic scaffold, Otsh_v2.0 Un_contig_8932_pilon_pilon, whole genome shotgun sequence includes:
- the LOC112217218 gene encoding thyroid transcription factor 1-associated protein 26 homolog isoform X1, with product MTPPAQQKMKTKGTFDGKRANRNQPYNRPGGKKKWVSEHKVFDGSIGEGQGFAFKRKEKVKHEYNKLLRKERRKNTEVKTQYTEQYPEHLRHLYEAEAEKLRNEVKTNRINRTKARMAGGGGPVEEEAAPMAVNEAPTDLATAIDPAEDISSDKTDSAPQPTPAVAASKNDSQGQPLEGVTMQHVNVSLCSSLPMSNRSKKKMLRKTSYQKTKEEFESVKEKQKNKKEEFLKNKEQKEEAIQKYKQKKMETFQILSKKTKKGQPNLNLQMEYLLQKIQGTGPGK from the exons ATGACACCACCAGCACAGCAGAAAATGAAGACCAAGGGGACATTTGACGGAAAACGTGCCAATAGAAACCAACCCTACAATCGACCAGGGGGCAAGAAGAAGTGGGTCTCTGAGCACAAAGTATTCGACGGCAGTATTGGAGAAG gCCAGGGCTTTGCCTTCAAAAGGAAGGAGAAAGTGAAACATGAATACAACAAACTGCTacggaaggagaggaggaagaacacAGAGGTCAAAACCCAATATACAGAACAGTACCCCGAACATCTGAGGCATCTCTACGAGGCTGAGGCCGAGAAACTGAGGAATGAGGTTAAGACGAACAGAATCAACAGAACCAAAGCTAGGATGGCTGGCGGTGGTGGTCCAGTAGAGGAGGAAGCAGCTCCCATGGCTGTGAATGAAGCCCCCACGGACCTAGCTACAGCCATAGACCCTGCAGAGGACATCTCCTCTGACAAGACTGACTCTGCCCCACAGCCCACTCCAGCAGTTGCGGCCTCAAAGAATGACAG TCAAGGCCAACCACTTGAAGGAGTTACAATGCAACATGTTAATGTGTCGTTGTGTTCCAGTCTACCCATGAGTAACCGGAGTAAAAAGAAAATGCTGAGGAAGACTTCCTATCAGAAAACAAAAGAGGAGTTTGAAAGTGttaaagaaaagcagaagaataAGAAAGAG GAGTTTTTGAAGAACAAGGAGCAGAAAGAAGAAGCTATCCAGAAGTACAAACAGAAGAAAATGGAGACATTTCAGATCCTGAGCAAAAAGACGAAGAAGGGACAGCCCAACCTGAACCTACAGATGGAATACCTGCTCCAGAAGATTCAAGGGACCGGGCCGGGAAAATGA
- the LOC112217218 gene encoding thyroid transcription factor 1-associated protein 26 homolog isoform X2, translated as MTPPAQQKMKTKGTFDGKRANRNQPYNRPGGKKKWVSEHKVFDGSIGEGQGFAFKRKEKVKHEYNKLLRKERRKNTEVKTQYTEQYPEHLRHLYEAEAEKLRNEVKTNRINRTKARMAGGGGPVEEEAAPMAVNEAPTDLATAIDPAEDISSDKTDSAPQPTPAVAASKNDSLPMSNRSKKKMLRKTSYQKTKEEFESVKEKQKNKKEEFLKNKEQKEEAIQKYKQKKMETFQILSKKTKKGQPNLNLQMEYLLQKIQGTGPGK; from the exons ATGACACCACCAGCACAGCAGAAAATGAAGACCAAGGGGACATTTGACGGAAAACGTGCCAATAGAAACCAACCCTACAATCGACCAGGGGGCAAGAAGAAGTGGGTCTCTGAGCACAAAGTATTCGACGGCAGTATTGGAGAAG gCCAGGGCTTTGCCTTCAAAAGGAAGGAGAAAGTGAAACATGAATACAACAAACTGCTacggaaggagaggaggaagaacacAGAGGTCAAAACCCAATATACAGAACAGTACCCCGAACATCTGAGGCATCTCTACGAGGCTGAGGCCGAGAAACTGAGGAATGAGGTTAAGACGAACAGAATCAACAGAACCAAAGCTAGGATGGCTGGCGGTGGTGGTCCAGTAGAGGAGGAAGCAGCTCCCATGGCTGTGAATGAAGCCCCCACGGACCTAGCTACAGCCATAGACCCTGCAGAGGACATCTCCTCTGACAAGACTGACTCTGCCCCACAGCCCACTCCAGCAGTTGCGGCCTCAAAGAATGACAG TCTACCCATGAGTAACCGGAGTAAAAAGAAAATGCTGAGGAAGACTTCCTATCAGAAAACAAAAGAGGAGTTTGAAAGTGttaaagaaaagcagaagaataAGAAAGAG GAGTTTTTGAAGAACAAGGAGCAGAAAGAAGAAGCTATCCAGAAGTACAAACAGAAGAAAATGGAGACATTTCAGATCCTGAGCAAAAAGACGAAGAAGGGACAGCCCAACCTGAACCTACAGATGGAATACCTGCTCCAGAAGATTCAAGGGACCGGGCCGGGAAAATGA
- the LOC121838824 gene encoding methyltransferase-like protein 25 isoform X1 gives MASSINSLEAIQKKIDAVKLFLSVSLSIANAHTVDFYTCDVWDQFMAVPPVEVLTEITLNGDHKRAPEHYLNHGSGTTKKITFGFCDDSKRLVDVAELLEAAYAHSLPGLGVCVGRTELLQSLRHTDNAQPLEEVPAAVVESDEFMNSKKSHEVQAMSEVVASLAQRCRVKQVIDVGSGKGYLCSFLSLQYGLQVYGIDSSSVNTHGAQERNRKLKKYSRAYQRHSKANRTPTVMPPSGQEDLEDIAPGERARGDMVKTSGDAEKEEGKGRRDGEAQTNTTGLTDRNEEDAMTSLTSAILLEDNSLPESDQSDPASAPEDPFLSALCVGMVEPTSPRVPPSELSLEERERRKRENLERKAMSWVNSGGMGSGMLYSPLTSYVTAETELKEIIGELEDAVMVGLHTCGDLAPSTLRMFVAKRELLSVCSVGCCYHLLSEEFDPTRQECPSSSVCGFPLSGYLREQSWFCGRNARMSACLALERVAKGQGIQMESLFYRAVLHVILRDHYSSFKSEKRVGNVYSKATSFVDYVWRALRRLELDESKLSDSVIQGYHDTYRPRMVEMEAFNMLKVTLAPCIEGLILLDRLCYLKEQEDVAFSTLVQLFDPLLSPRCYGVVAVKAPGMELSE, from the exons ATGGCATCTTCCATTAATTCTCTGGAAGCGATTCAGAAAAAAATAGATGCTGTTaaactcttcctctctgtttcacTGAGCATCGCCAATGCCCACACTGTGGATTTCTACACTTGCGATGTATGGGACCAGTTCATGGCTGTGCCACCCGTGGAGGTCTTGACAGAGATCACTTTGAATGGTGACCACAAGAGGGCGCCAGAACACTACTTAAATCATGGCAGTGGTACCA CCAAGAAGATCACCTTTGGTTTCTGTGATGATAGTAAGCGCCTGGTGGATGTGGCTGAGCTCTTGGAGGCTGCCTATGCCCACTCCCTGCCTGGCCTCGGGGTCTGTGTGGGCCGCACAGAGCTACTGCAATCCCTCAGACACACTGACAACGCTCAACCCCTGGAGGAAG TTCCAGCTGCTGTGGTGGAGAGTGATGAGTTTATGAACTCCAAGAAGTCCCACGAGGTGCAGGCCATGTCAGAGGTGGTGGCCAGTCTAGCCCAGCGCTGCCGGGTCAAACAG GTGATTGATGTGGGCTCGGGGAAAGGTTACCTGTGCTCCTTCCTGTCGCTGCAGTACGGCCTCCAGGTGTATGGCATCGACTCGTCCAGCGTCAACACGCACGGCGCccaggagaggaacaggaagctCAAGAAGTACTCCCGGGCCTACCAGAGGCACAGCAAAGCCAATAGGACTCCGACAGTGATGCCCCCCTCAGGCCAGGAGGACTTGGAGGATATTGCACccggtgagagagcgagaggggataTGGTTAAGACGAGTGGGGAtgcagagaaggaggaggggaaggggaggagagatggggaggcaCAGACCAACACAACAGGGTTAACAGATCGGAATGAGGAAGATGCAATGACATCACTTACCTCCGCCATTTTGTTAGAGGACAATTCCCTTCCAGAGTCGGACCAAAGTGACCCAGCCTCAGCTCCAGAGGATCCTTTTCTCAGTGCCCTGTGTGTGGGCATGGTGGAGCCCACCTCCCCCCGGGTTCCCCCCAGTGAGTTGAGcctggaagagagggagaggaggaagagggagaacctggagaggaAGGCCATGAGCTGGGTTAACAGTGGTGGCATGGGCAGCGGCATGCTGTACTCACCTCTGACCTCCTATGTTACCGCGGAGACGGAGCTCAAGGAAATTATTGGGGAGTTAGAG GATGCGGTCATGGTTGGTCTGCACACGTGTGGAGACCTGGCGCCCAGCACCCTGCGCATGTTTGTGGCCAAACGGGAGCTCCTCTCCGTCTGTAGCGTTGGCTGCTGCTACCACCTTCTCTCTGAGGAGTTTGATCCCACCAGACAAG aGTGCccaagcagcagtgtgtgtggtttCCCCCTGAGTGGCTACCTGAGGGAGCAGTCCTGGTTCTGTGGCAGAAATGCCAGGATGTCGGCGTGTCTG GCTTTGGAGAGAGTTGCCAAGGGCCAAGGG ATTCAGATGGAGTCACTCTTCTATAGGGCCGTCCTCCATGTGATTCTAAGGGATCACTACAGCTCCTTTAAAAG CGAGAAGCGTGTGGGGAATGTCTACTCCAAGGCCACCTCGTTCGTGGACTACGTCTGGAGAGCCCTCCGGAGGCTGGAGCTGGATGAGTCAAAG CTCTCTGACAGTGTCATACAGGGTTACCACGACACATACCGACCCAGGATGGTTGAGATGGAGGCCTTTAACATG CTGAAGGTGACTTTGGCTCCCTGCATCGAGGGTCTGATTCTCCTGGACCGCCTCTGCTACCTGAAAGAGCAG GAAGACGTGGCGTTCTCCACTCTGGTGCAGCTCTTTGATCCACTGTTGTCGCCGCGCTGTTACGGAGTTGTCGCAGTGAAGGCACCTGGGATGGAGTTGTCAGAGTGA
- the LOC121838824 gene encoding methyltransferase-like protein 25 isoform X2 — MASSINSLEAIQKKIDAVKLFLSVSLSIANAHTVDFYTCDVWDQFMAVPPVEVLTEITLNGDHKRAPEHYLNHGSGTTKKITFGFCDDSKRLVDVAELLEAAYAHSLPGLGVCVGRTELLQSLRHTDNAQPLEEVPAAVVESDEFMNSKKSHEVQAMSEVVASLAQRCRVKQVIDVGSGKGYLCSFLSLQYGLQVYGIDSSSVNTHGAQERNRKLKKYSRAYQRHSKANRTPTVMPPSGQEDLEDIAPGERARGDMVKTSGDAEKEEGKGRRDGEAQTNTTGLTDRNEEDAMTSLTSAILLEDNSLPESDQSDPASAPEDPFLSALCVGMVEPTSPRVPPSELSLEERERRKRENLERKAMSWVNSGGMGSGMLYSPLTSYVTAETELKEIIGELEDAVMVGLHTCGDLAPSTLRMFVAKRELLSVCSVGCCYHLLSEEFDPTRQECPSSSVCGFPLSGYLREQSWFCGRNARMSACLALERVAKGQGIQMESLFYRAVLHVILRDHYSSFKSEKRVGNVYSKATSFVDYVWRALRRLELDESKLSDSVIQGYHDTYRPRMVEMEAFNMLKVTLAPCIEGLILLDRLCYLKEQEDVAFSTLVQLFDPLLSPRCYGVVAVKAPGMELSE; from the exons ATGGCATCTTCCATTAATTCTCTGGAAGCGATTCAGAAAAAAATAGATGCTGTTaaactcttcctctctgtttcacTGAGCATCGCCAATGCCCACACTGTGGATTTCTACACTTGCGATGTATGGGACCAGTTCATGGCTGTGCCACCCGTGGAGGTCTTGACAGAGATCACTTTGAATGGTGACCACAAGAGGGCGCCAGAACACTACTTAAATCATGGCAGTGGTACCA CCAAGAAGATCACCTTTGGTTTCTGTGATGATAGTAAGCGCCTGGTGGATGTGGCTGAGCTCTTGGAGGCTGCCTATGCCCACTCCCTGCCTGGCCTCGGGGTCTGTGTGGGCCGCACAGAGCTACTGCAATCCCTCAGACACACTGACAACGCTCAACCCCTGGAGGAAG TTCCAGCTGCTGTGGTGGAGAGTGATGAGTTTATGAACTCCAAGAAGTCCCACGAGGTGCAGGCCATGTCAGAGGTGGTGGCCAGTCTAGCCCAGCGCTGCCGGGTCAAACAG GTGATTGATGTGGGCTCGGGGAAAGGTTACCTGTGCTCCTTCCTGTCGCTGCAGTACGGCCTCCAGGTGTATGGCATCGACTCGTCCAGCGTCAACACGCACGGCGCccaggagaggaacaggaagctCAAGAAGTACTCCCGGGCCTACCAGAGGCACAGCAAAGCCAATAGGACTCCGACAGTGATGCCCCCCTCAGGCCAGGAGGACTTGGAGGATATTGCACccggtgagagagcgagaggggataTGGTTAAGACGAGTGGGGAtgcagagaaggaggaggggaaggggaggagagatggggaggcaCAGACCAACACAACAGGGTTAACAGATCGGAATGAGGAAGATGCAATGACATCACTTACCTCCGCCATTTTGTTAGAGGACAATTCCCTTCCAGAGTCGGACCAAAGTGACCCAGCCTCAGCTCCAGAGGATCCTTTTCTCAGTGCCCTGTGTGTGGGCATGGTGGAGCCCACCTCCCCCCGGGTTCCCCCCAGTGAGTTGAGcctggaagagagggagaggaggaagagggagaacctggagaggaAGGCCATGAGCTGGGTTAACAGTGGTGGCATGGGCAGCGGCATGCTGTACTCACCTCTGACCTCCTATGTTACCGCGGAGACGGAGCTCAAGGAAATTATTGGGGAGTTAGAG GATGCGGTCATGGTTGGTCTGCACACGTGTGGAGACCTGGCGCCCAGCACCCTGCGCATGTTTGTGGCCAAACGGGAGCTCCTCTCCGTCTGTAGCGTTGGCTGCTGCTACCACCTTCTCTCTGAGGAGTTTGATCCCACCAGACAAG aGTGCccaagcagcagtgtgtgtggtttCCCCCTGAGTGGCTACCTGAGGGAGCAGTCCTGGTTCTGTGGCAGAAATGCCAGGATGTCGGCGTGTCTG GCTTTGGAGAGAGTTGCCAAGGGCCAAGGG ATTCAGATGGAGTCACTCTTCTATAGGGCCGTCCTCCATGTGATTCTAAGGGATCACTACAGCTCCTTTAAAAG CGAGAAGCGTGTGGGGAATGTCTACTCCAAGGCCACCTCGTTCGTGGACTACGTCTGGAGAGCCCTCCGGAGGCTGGAGCTGGATGAGTCAAAG CTCTCTGACAGTGTCATACAGGGTTACCACGACACATACCGACCCAGGATGGTTGAGATGGAGGCCTTTAACATG CTGAAGGTGACTTTGGCTCCCTGCATCGAGGGTCTGATTCTCCTGGACCGCCTCTGCTACCTGAAAGAGCAG GAAGACGTGGCGTTCTCCACTCTGGTGCAGCTCTTTGATCCACTGTTGTCGCCGCGCTGTTACGGAGTTGTCGCAGTGAAGGCACCTGGGATGGAGTT GTCGGAGTGA
- the LOC121838824 gene encoding methyltransferase-like protein 25 isoform X3, which produces MASSINSLEAIQKKIDAVKLFLSVSLSIANAHTVDFYTCDVWDQFMAVPPVEVLTEITLNGDHKRAPEHYLNHGSGTTKKITFGFCDDSKRLVDVAELLEAAYAHSLPGLGVCVGRTELLQSLRHTDNAQPLEEVPAAVVESDEFMNSKKSHEVQAMSEVVASLAQRCRVKQVIDVGSGKGYLCSFLSLQYGLQVYGIDSSSVNTHGAQERNRKLKKYSRAYQRHSKANRTPTVMPPSGQEDLEDIAPEDNSLPESDQSDPASAPEDPFLSALCVGMVEPTSPRVPPSELSLEERERRKRENLERKAMSWVNSGGMGSGMLYSPLTSYVTAETELKEIIGELEDAVMVGLHTCGDLAPSTLRMFVAKRELLSVCSVGCCYHLLSEEFDPTRQECPSSSVCGFPLSGYLREQSWFCGRNARMSACLALERVAKGQGIQMESLFYRAVLHVILRDHYSSFKSEKRVGNVYSKATSFVDYVWRALRRLELDESKLSDSVIQGYHDTYRPRMVEMEAFNMLKVTLAPCIEGLILLDRLCYLKEQEDVAFSTLVQLFDPLLSPRCYGVVAVKAPGMELSE; this is translated from the exons ATGGCATCTTCCATTAATTCTCTGGAAGCGATTCAGAAAAAAATAGATGCTGTTaaactcttcctctctgtttcacTGAGCATCGCCAATGCCCACACTGTGGATTTCTACACTTGCGATGTATGGGACCAGTTCATGGCTGTGCCACCCGTGGAGGTCTTGACAGAGATCACTTTGAATGGTGACCACAAGAGGGCGCCAGAACACTACTTAAATCATGGCAGTGGTACCA CCAAGAAGATCACCTTTGGTTTCTGTGATGATAGTAAGCGCCTGGTGGATGTGGCTGAGCTCTTGGAGGCTGCCTATGCCCACTCCCTGCCTGGCCTCGGGGTCTGTGTGGGCCGCACAGAGCTACTGCAATCCCTCAGACACACTGACAACGCTCAACCCCTGGAGGAAG TTCCAGCTGCTGTGGTGGAGAGTGATGAGTTTATGAACTCCAAGAAGTCCCACGAGGTGCAGGCCATGTCAGAGGTGGTGGCCAGTCTAGCCCAGCGCTGCCGGGTCAAACAG GTGATTGATGTGGGCTCGGGGAAAGGTTACCTGTGCTCCTTCCTGTCGCTGCAGTACGGCCTCCAGGTGTATGGCATCGACTCGTCCAGCGTCAACACGCACGGCGCccaggagaggaacaggaagctCAAGAAGTACTCCCGGGCCTACCAGAGGCACAGCAAAGCCAATAGGACTCCGACAGTGATGCCCCCCTCAGGCCAGGAGGACTTGGAGGATATTGCACccg AGGACAATTCCCTTCCAGAGTCGGACCAAAGTGACCCAGCCTCAGCTCCAGAGGATCCTTTTCTCAGTGCCCTGTGTGTGGGCATGGTGGAGCCCACCTCCCCCCGGGTTCCCCCCAGTGAGTTGAGcctggaagagagggagaggaggaagagggagaacctggagaggaAGGCCATGAGCTGGGTTAACAGTGGTGGCATGGGCAGCGGCATGCTGTACTCACCTCTGACCTCCTATGTTACCGCGGAGACGGAGCTCAAGGAAATTATTGGGGAGTTAGAG GATGCGGTCATGGTTGGTCTGCACACGTGTGGAGACCTGGCGCCCAGCACCCTGCGCATGTTTGTGGCCAAACGGGAGCTCCTCTCCGTCTGTAGCGTTGGCTGCTGCTACCACCTTCTCTCTGAGGAGTTTGATCCCACCAGACAAG aGTGCccaagcagcagtgtgtgtggtttCCCCCTGAGTGGCTACCTGAGGGAGCAGTCCTGGTTCTGTGGCAGAAATGCCAGGATGTCGGCGTGTCTG GCTTTGGAGAGAGTTGCCAAGGGCCAAGGG ATTCAGATGGAGTCACTCTTCTATAGGGCCGTCCTCCATGTGATTCTAAGGGATCACTACAGCTCCTTTAAAAG CGAGAAGCGTGTGGGGAATGTCTACTCCAAGGCCACCTCGTTCGTGGACTACGTCTGGAGAGCCCTCCGGAGGCTGGAGCTGGATGAGTCAAAG CTCTCTGACAGTGTCATACAGGGTTACCACGACACATACCGACCCAGGATGGTTGAGATGGAGGCCTTTAACATG CTGAAGGTGACTTTGGCTCCCTGCATCGAGGGTCTGATTCTCCTGGACCGCCTCTGCTACCTGAAAGAGCAG GAAGACGTGGCGTTCTCCACTCTGGTGCAGCTCTTTGATCCACTGTTGTCGCCGCGCTGTTACGGAGTTGTCGCAGTGAAGGCACCTGGGATGGAGTTGTCAGAGTGA
- the LOC121838824 gene encoding methyltransferase-like protein 25 isoform X4 codes for MASSINSLEAIQKKIDAVKLFLSVSLSIANAHTVDFYTCDVWDQFMAVPPVEVLTEITLNGDHKRAPEHYLNHGSGTTKKITFGFCDDSKRLVDVAELLEAAYAHSLPGLGVCVGRTELLQSLRHTDNAQPLEEVPAAVVESDEFMNSKKSHEVQAMSEVVASLAQRCRVKQVIDVGSGKGYLCSFLSLQYGLQVYGIDSSSVNTHGAQERNRKLKKYSRAYQRHSKANRTPTVMPPSGQEDLEDIAPGERARGDMVKTSGDAEKEEGKGRRDGEAQTNTTGLTDRNEEDAMTSLTSAILLEDNSLPESDQSDPASAPEDPFLSALCVGMVEPTSPRVPPSELSLEERERRKRENLERKAMSWVNSGGMGSGMLYSPLTSYVTAETELKEIIGELEDAVMVGLHTCGDLAPSTLRMFVAKRELLSVCSVGCCYHLLSEEFDPTRQECPSSSVCGFPLSGYLREQSWFCGRNARMSACLALERVAKGQGIQMESLFYRAVLHVILRDHYSSFKS; via the exons ATGGCATCTTCCATTAATTCTCTGGAAGCGATTCAGAAAAAAATAGATGCTGTTaaactcttcctctctgtttcacTGAGCATCGCCAATGCCCACACTGTGGATTTCTACACTTGCGATGTATGGGACCAGTTCATGGCTGTGCCACCCGTGGAGGTCTTGACAGAGATCACTTTGAATGGTGACCACAAGAGGGCGCCAGAACACTACTTAAATCATGGCAGTGGTACCA CCAAGAAGATCACCTTTGGTTTCTGTGATGATAGTAAGCGCCTGGTGGATGTGGCTGAGCTCTTGGAGGCTGCCTATGCCCACTCCCTGCCTGGCCTCGGGGTCTGTGTGGGCCGCACAGAGCTACTGCAATCCCTCAGACACACTGACAACGCTCAACCCCTGGAGGAAG TTCCAGCTGCTGTGGTGGAGAGTGATGAGTTTATGAACTCCAAGAAGTCCCACGAGGTGCAGGCCATGTCAGAGGTGGTGGCCAGTCTAGCCCAGCGCTGCCGGGTCAAACAG GTGATTGATGTGGGCTCGGGGAAAGGTTACCTGTGCTCCTTCCTGTCGCTGCAGTACGGCCTCCAGGTGTATGGCATCGACTCGTCCAGCGTCAACACGCACGGCGCccaggagaggaacaggaagctCAAGAAGTACTCCCGGGCCTACCAGAGGCACAGCAAAGCCAATAGGACTCCGACAGTGATGCCCCCCTCAGGCCAGGAGGACTTGGAGGATATTGCACccggtgagagagcgagaggggataTGGTTAAGACGAGTGGGGAtgcagagaaggaggaggggaaggggaggagagatggggaggcaCAGACCAACACAACAGGGTTAACAGATCGGAATGAGGAAGATGCAATGACATCACTTACCTCCGCCATTTTGTTAGAGGACAATTCCCTTCCAGAGTCGGACCAAAGTGACCCAGCCTCAGCTCCAGAGGATCCTTTTCTCAGTGCCCTGTGTGTGGGCATGGTGGAGCCCACCTCCCCCCGGGTTCCCCCCAGTGAGTTGAGcctggaagagagggagaggaggaagagggagaacctggagaggaAGGCCATGAGCTGGGTTAACAGTGGTGGCATGGGCAGCGGCATGCTGTACTCACCTCTGACCTCCTATGTTACCGCGGAGACGGAGCTCAAGGAAATTATTGGGGAGTTAGAG GATGCGGTCATGGTTGGTCTGCACACGTGTGGAGACCTGGCGCCCAGCACCCTGCGCATGTTTGTGGCCAAACGGGAGCTCCTCTCCGTCTGTAGCGTTGGCTGCTGCTACCACCTTCTCTCTGAGGAGTTTGATCCCACCAGACAAG aGTGCccaagcagcagtgtgtgtggtttCCCCCTGAGTGGCTACCTGAGGGAGCAGTCCTGGTTCTGTGGCAGAAATGCCAGGATGTCGGCGTGTCTG GCTTTGGAGAGAGTTGCCAAGGGCCAAGGG ATTCAGATGGAGTCACTCTTCTATAGGGCCGTCCTCCATGTGATTCTAAGGGATCACTACAGCTCCTTTAAAAG CTGA